A genomic region of Glycine max cultivar Williams 82 chromosome 15, Glycine_max_v4.0, whole genome shotgun sequence contains the following coding sequences:
- the LOC100791707 gene encoding probable RNA-binding protein ARP1 — MTPVNLAGQFGDTTYTKVFVGGLAWETQKETMKKYFKQFGEILEAAVITDKATGRSKGYGFVTFREPEAAMRACVDPAPVIDGRKANYNLASLGVQRSKPSTPKHGPYIFYFSFDTVRDRSRAIPPSNALKGANFVSWLGSLDGGFKVSKAYLGLFDFNALNIDPLLDNIWKLKVPKRFQILSWKFRVNSLLTNEDRCSRNISFDASC; from the exons ATGACTCCAGTTAATTTGGCTGGCCAGTTTGGTGACACAACATACACTAAGGTGTTTGTTGGAGGCTTGGCCTGGGAGACTCAAAAGGAGACAATGAAGAAGTATTTTAAGCAATTTGGTGAGATCTTGGAGGCTGCTGTCATCACTGACAAAGCCACTGGAAGATCTAAAGGCTATGGATTT GTTACTTTTCGTGAACCAGAAGCTGCCATGAGAGCTTGTGTGGATCCTGCTCCTGTAATCGACGGTAGGAAAGCTAACTACAACCTTGCTTCTTTGGGTGTCCAGAGATCTAAGCCTTCAACCCCAAAACATGGTCcgtatatcttttattttagctTTGACACT GTTCGTGATCGTAGTAGAGCTATCCCTCCTTCTAATGCTTTAAAAGGAGCTAATTTTGTGTCTTGGCTTGGCTCTTTAGATGGTGGTTTCAAAGTTTCTAAAGCTTATTTAGGTCTATTTGATTTTAATGCTTTGAATATTGATCCTTTGTTAGACAATATTTGGAAGTTGAAGGTGCCaaagagatttcaaattttatcatgGAAATTTAGGGTGAATTCCTTGCTCACCAATGAGGATAGATGCTCTAGAAATATCTCCTTCGATGCATCGTGCTAA